One Astyanax mexicanus isolate ESR-SI-001 chromosome 3, AstMex3_surface, whole genome shotgun sequence genomic region harbors:
- the slc39a4 gene encoding zinc transporter ZIP4, translating to MESWRPVLLLFLICHARGTGARDARQHVYGKVVHLLSPGEDELSDSAVRSFFSLLEKRVQWAGVSCGKSLLEDNLNQLVSNYSSSSGLQEDGFYRLAAGCCLFLSSASNTCTAIREGRWAQETDQFIQSMLTHDDHSDHYEEGLEKLLHNMEEYYVPELHDEHCLSVTDILQESNVTNEHDHQHADPHTDLDAVLGTVIYHVLLGDCMSAHSLPEMQFFMNYIFNHFGPDNITVGDLQSLMNALNLGRTGGNSDNDHGHDHAHEVHDDGEGPRHAHEEPHVLSSSWNATCFSAQELLMIYRLNSSGLNRDQFTQLSPALIQQLLSKACTETSPITNPTGDKLSTTERYLYATLANTVICLMAMFGIVMLLCTSCSGFFQLSIQFCISLAVGSLTGDALLHLLPTFLGLHVHGEGQSDGHGHSEENSTYIFKLLVVVGGIYYFYLMETIFSIITRKNSDHHHHHHHHGEEGDPHHCDHGKVLQMYQREKKNKLSTSQAELVDGENNIKSIPEPAPRTREQKLLPYMITISDGIHNFADGLAIGAAFSLSWRSGLATSLAVLCHELPHELGDFAVLLHCGVSVKKALLLNVGSALTSFIGLYIALSVSTDSTAKEWIAAVTTGLFLYVGLADMLPSMIHAEHKRPWLMFALQNLGLWTGWGILLLLSFFEDKIGV from the exons ATGGAAAGCTGGAGGCCGGTTTTGctgctgtttctgatctgccACGCGCGCGGTACCGGGGCGCGCGACGCCAGGCAGCACGTGTACGGGAAGGTGGTCCACCTGCTGTCCCCTGGAGAAGATGAGCTGAGTGACAGCGCCGTCCGCTCCTTTTTCAGCCTCCTGGAGAAACGTGTGCAGTGGGCCGGTGTGTCGTGTGGAAAG TCCCTACTGGAGGATAACCTAAACCAGTTGGTCAGCAACTACAGCAGCTCCAGTGGTTTACAGGAGGATGGCTTCTACAGACTGGCTGCTGGTTGCTGTCTTTTCCTCAGCTCTGCCTCAAACACATGCACAGCCATCCGGGAGGGTCGGTGGGCTCAGGAGACTGATCAGTTCATTCAGTCTATGCTAACCCACGATGACCACAGTGACCACTATGAAGAAGGTTTAGAGAAGCTGCTTCACAATATGGAAGAGTATTACGTCCCTGAGTTGCATGATGAG CACTGTCTCTCTGTGACGGACATCCTTCAAGAAAGCAATGTGACAAACGAACATGATCACCAACACGCTGACCCTCACACTGACCTGGACGCAGTTCTGGGCACTGTGATCTACCATGTCCTGCTGGGAGACTGTATGAGCGCTCACAGCCTTCCAGAAATGCAGTTCTTCATGAATTATATATTCAACCACTTCGGTCCAGACAACATCACTGTTGGAG ATCTACAGAGTTTGATGAATGCTCTGAACCTGGGTCGCACGGGCGGAAACAGTGATAACGACCACGGCCATGACCACGCCCATGAGGTCCATGATGATGGTGAAGGCCCCAGACACGCTCACGAGGAGCCTCACGTCCTCAGCAGCAGCTGGAACGCG ACGTGTTTCAGTGCTCAGGAGCTTTTGATGATCTACCGACTGAACAGTTCAGGACTGAACAGAGATCAGTTCACACAGCTAAGCCCCGCCCTGATCCAGCAGCTCCTCAGTAAAGCCTGTACTGAGACCAGTCCAATAACAAACCCCACTGGTGACAAACTCAGCACCACTGAGC GGTACTTGTACGCCACTTTAGCCAACACAGTGATCTGTCTGATGGCCATGTTTGGGATCGTGATGCTTCTTTGCACTTCCTGCAGCGGCTTCTTCCAGCTCAGCATCCAGTTCTGCATCAGCCTGGCTGTGGGTTCGCTGACCGGTGATGCACTGCTGCATCTCCTGCCCACG ttcctGGGTCTCCACGTGCACGGCGAGGGACAGAGTGATGGACACGGCCATTCAGAGGAAAACTCCACCTACATCTTCAAGCTTCTGGTGGTTGTGGGAGGAATCTACTACTTTTACCTGATGGAGACCATCTTCTCAATCATCACTCGCAAAAACAGcgaccatcatcatcaccatcatcatcacggA GAGGAAGGAGATCCGCATCACTGTGACCACGGCAAAGTTCTGCAGATGTaccagagagagaagaagaacaaGCTGTCTACATCACAGGCTGAGCTG GTCGATGGGGAAAACAATATTAAATCCATCCCAGAACCGGCCCCTCGCACAAGAG AACAGAAACTGCTACCGTACATGATCACCATCAGCGACGGCATCCACAACTTCGCTGATGGTCTGGCCATAGGGGCGGCGTTCTCTCTGTCCTGGCGCTCGGGATTGGCCACGTCTCTGGCTGTGCTTTGTCATGAACTTCCACATGAGCTGg GTGATTTTGCTGTGCTGCTGCACTGTGGCGTGTCGGTAAAGAAGGCTCTGCTGCTGAACGTCGGGAGCGCTCTCACCTCCTTCATTGGTCTGTACATCGCACTCTCAGTCTCCACAGACTCTACGGCTAAAGAGTGGATAGCAGCCGTGACCACTGGCCTGTTCCTCTACGTAGGACTCGCTGATATG